A genomic region of Glycine max cultivar Williams 82 chromosome 15, Glycine_max_v4.0, whole genome shotgun sequence contains the following coding sequences:
- the LOC100804240 gene encoding MLO-like protein 10, which yields MYSSMFRKLFCSVLFSWLCFGGLAMAAGESSSSSRDLDQTPTWAVAAVCTVFILVSIALEKSLHKVWTWLGQNKKKALLEALEKVKAELMILGFISLLLTFDQSYIVRICIPEKLADNMLPCPYRYKEAKKASVVKRNIVGNFCLMNVDI from the exons atgtatagCTCAATGTTCAGAAAGCTGTTTTGTTCTGTGTTGTTTTCATGGCTCTGTTTCGGAGGTTTGGCCATGGCAGCAGGTGAAAGTAGCAGCAGCTCCAGAGACCTCGACCAGACACCAACGTGGGCCGTTGCTGCTGTCTGTACTGTTTTCATCTTGGTATCCATAGCACTCGAAAAGAGTCTCCACAAAGTTTGGACA TGGCTtggacaaaataaaaagaaggctTTGCTCGAAGCTCTGGAGAAGGTCAAGGCTG AGTTGATGATTTTAGGTTTCATTTCACTGCTTTTGACTTTCGATCAGAGTTACATAGTCAGAATATGTATTCCCGAAAAGCTCGCAGACAATATGTTACCATGTCCGTATAGATACAAGGAGGCCAAAAAGGCATCCGTAGTGAAGAGGAACATCGTAGGAAACTTTTGTCTTATGAACGTAGATATTTAG